One part of the Solanum dulcamara chromosome 3, daSolDulc1.2, whole genome shotgun sequence genome encodes these proteins:
- the LOC129881480 gene encoding laccase-17-like codes for MGAIEIFLVSLMIASCLVPSVSAATRHYKFEIKMQNVTRLCHTKSMVTVNGQFPGPRIVAREGDRLEIEVVNHVHNNISIHWHGIRQLRSGWADGPAYVTQCPIQSGQKYVYNFTIIGQRGTFWWHAHISWLRSTLYGPIIILPKKNTLYPFAKPHKEVPIIFGEWFNADTEAIISQALQTGGGPNVSDAYTINGLPGPLYNCSTKDTFKLKVKPGKTYLLRLINAALNDELFFSIANHTFQIIDADGVYVKPFETDTLIITPGQTHNVLLKTKPHFPNATFYMTARPYVTGPGTFDNSTVAGILEYESKAKLHLKNLPIFKPLLPALNDTNFVTDFTSKLKSLATPKFPANVPQNVDKRFFFTVGLGTSPCDQNKTCQGPNGTKFSASINNVSFILPTTSLLQSHFFGQSKGVYKPDFPYSPLNWFNYTGNPPNNTLVNNDTKLMVLAFNTSVELVMQDTSILGLESHPLHLHGFNFFVVGQGFGNFDPNKDPSNFNLVDPIERNTVGVPSGGWVAIRFLADNPGVWFMHCHLEVHTSWGLKMAWLVQDGKLPNQKLPPPPMDLPKC; via the exons ATGGGTGCAATTGAGATATTTCTCGTCTCTCTGATGATTGCGTCGTGTCTCGTCCCTAGCGTTTCCGCTGCGACCAGACACTATAAATTTGAA ATCAAAATGCAAAATGTGACACGACTATGCCACACAAAGAGTATGGTTACAGTGAATGGACAATTCCCTGGACCTCGTATTGTAGCAAGGGAAGGTGATCGTCTTGAAATTGAAGTAGTCAATCATGTTCACAACAATATTTCCATCCATTG GCATGGAATTCGACAGCTTCGTAGTGGATGGGCAGATGGACCAGCATATGTAACACAATGTccaattcaaagtggccaaaaATATGTGTATAATTTCACTATAATTGGTCAAAGAGGAACTTTTTGGTGGCATGCACATATTTCATGGTTGAGATCAACTCTCTATGGTCCAATTATCATTCTTCCTAAGAAAAATACTCTTTATCCATTTGCTAAACCTCACAAAGAAGTTCCCATCATCTTTG GAGAATGGTTCAATGCTGACACTGAAGCTATAATTTCCCAAGCTTTACAAACAGGTGGAGGTCCTAATGTTTCTGATGCTTATACTATTAATGGACTTCCTGGACCTTTATATAATTGCTCCACAAAAG ATACTTTTAAGCTAAAGGTGAAGCCTGGAAAGACGTACCTTCTTCGATTGATCAACGCTGCACTTAATGATGAGCTTTTCTTCAGTATTGCAAATCATACTTTTCAAATTATCGACGCTGATGGAGTTTATGTTAAACCCTTTGAGACAGATACACTTATTATCACACCAGGACAAACCCACAATGTTCTTCTCAAAACTAAACCTCATTTTCCTAATGCCACATTTTACATGACTGCTCGACCCTATGTTACAGGTCCTGGCACATTTGATAACTCTACAGTTGCTGGAATTTTAGAGTATGAATCAAAAGCAAAACTCCATTTGAAAAATCTACCAATCTTTAAGCCATTACTACCAGCTCTGAATGACACAAATTTCGTCACCGATTTTACAAGTAAATTAAAAAGTCTCGCGACTCCTAAGTTTCCTGCTAATGTACCTCAAAACGTCGATAAACGTTTTTTTTTCACGGTAGGTCTTGGAACAAGTCCTTGTGATCAAAACAAAACTTGTCAAGGACCTAATGGTACAAAATTCTCAGCTTCCATCAATAATGTGTCATTTATACTACCTACAACTTCACTTCTCCAATCACATTTCTTTGGGCAATCCAAAGGTGTATACAAGCCTGATTTTCCTTATAGTCCTTTAAATTGGTTTAACTACACTGGGAACCCTCCAAATAACACTCTAGTTAATAATGATACAAAACTTATGGTTTTGGCATTTAACACAAGTGTGGAACTAGTAATGCAAGATACAAGCATTCTTGGTCTTGAAAGtcatcctcttcatcttcatggATTCAACTTCTTTGTTGTTGGACAAGGATTTGGGAATTTTGACCCTAATAAGGATCCATCAAATTTCAACCTTGTTGACCCTATTGAAAGGAACACTGTGGGTGTCCCTTCTGGTGGTTGGGTTGCTATTCGATTTCTCGCGGATAATCCAG GAGTATGGTTTATGCATTGTCACTTGGAAGTTCACACAAGTTGGGGATTGAAGATGGCATGGTTGGTTCAAGATGGAAAACTTCCAAATCAGAAGTTGCCTCCCCCACCAATGGACCTTCCCAAATGTTGA
- the LOC129881481 gene encoding putative cyclin-D7-1, producing MDCLLCDEVWLEEEFNNDVGNSCFFNSKEDCEEAFEILLDKEMTYMPKIGYVNFIKENCFIENARFKAIHWLIKSQRRLNLSFGTVFGAASYLDRFISLNKCHGWRYWMFELLSIACLSVASKFHETSPPQLLELQMERVEHLFESTVIQRMEMTLLETLRWRLNSTTPYSYIELFQYSLKLSLLQDITSPVKDLLLRILLDAKFLEFRPCVIAQSVVTCISEDLSLLLIDDSCFNNFTRLIPQDQKDDLSKCQRMMMNKQFLIKEFQELVRCGGFYYGPSSPVTVLTMEQHDLCDCCLFNISQGDINSNVKKRKRDR from the exons ATGGATTGTTTGCTTTGTGATGAAGTTTGGctagaagaagaattcaatAATGATGTTGGAAATTCTTGTTtttttaactcaaaagaagATTGTGAAGAAGCTTTTGAGATTTTATTAGACAAAGAGATGACTTACATGCCTAAAATAGGCTATGTCAATTTCATAAAAGAGAATTGTTTTATTGAGAATGCAAGGTTCAAAGCTATTCATTGGCTTATTAAg TCTCAAAGGCGGTTGAATCTCTCATTTGGAACTGTATTTGGTGCTGCAAGTTACCTTGATCGGTTTATCTCTTTAAACAAGTGCCAT GGATGGAGATATTGGATGTTTGAGTTACTCTCAATTGCATGTTTGTCTGTGGCCTCCAAATTCCATGAAACAAGTCCCCCTCAATTGCTTGAATTACag ATGGAAAGAGTTGAACATTTGTTTGAATCAACAGTGATCCAACGTATGGAAATGAcattattggagactttaaGATGGAGATTAAATTCTACAACACCATATTCATACATTGAATTATTTCAATATTCACTTAAATTATCCCTCCTTCAAGATATCACTTCACCTGTCAAAGATCTACTTCTTCGAATTCTtttag ATGCTAAATTCTTGGAGTTCAGGCCTTGTGTCATTGCACAATCTGTTGTTACCTGCATTTCTGAAGATTTGTCTCTACTATTAATAGATGACTCTTGTTTCAATAATTTTACTAGACTCATCCCTCAAGATCAAAAG gATGATCTAAGCAAGTGTCAAAGAATGATGATGAATAAACAATTTTTGATTAAGGAATTTCAAGAATTGGTAAGATGTGGAGGCTTTTATTATGGCCCTTCAAGTCCAGTAACTGTATTGACAATGGAACAACATGACTTGTGTGATTGCTGCCTCTTCAATATTTCTCAAGGGGACATCAACTCTAATGTTAAAAAACGTAAAAGGGATCGTTGA